From one Catenuloplanes nepalensis genomic stretch:
- a CDS encoding DUF6250 domain-containing protein — translation MRIHHPRAGSSRAWTGNYVLNSDVLDVDVPGGATIWLRQGLAGPYEIEFTAVPISAGGPNDLVTDLNTFWNARDARSPNDIFATSRGGAFAEYDHLRTYYAGQGANLNTTTRFRRYVGEPGNRPLVFDYTDPAPYDSGWFAFRTVAGHFTFADFTVWRPPSR, via the coding sequence ATGCGTATCCACCACCCACGGGCCGGATCGTCGAGAGCCTGGACCGGCAACTATGTGCTGAACTCGGACGTGCTCGACGTGGACGTGCCCGGCGGCGCCACGATCTGGCTGAGGCAGGGGCTGGCCGGGCCGTACGAGATCGAGTTCACCGCCGTGCCGATCTCCGCTGGGGGACCGAACGACCTGGTCACCGATCTGAACACGTTCTGGAACGCCCGTGACGCGCGCTCGCCGAACGACATCTTCGCCACCTCACGCGGCGGCGCGTTCGCGGAGTACGACCACCTGCGCACGTACTACGCCGGGCAGGGCGCGAACCTGAACACCACCACGCGGTTCCGCAGATATGTCGGCGAGCCGGGCAACCGGCCGCTGGTCTTCGACTACACCGATCCGGCGCCGTACGACAGCGGCTGGTTCGCGTTCCGCACGGTCGCCGGCCACTTCACCTTCGCCGATTTCACGGTCTGGCGGCCACCGTCCCGGTGA
- a CDS encoding putative bifunctional diguanylate cyclase/phosphodiesterase: MSTRVARACFGVWMVVLAAGYYAVPAYGSALWAALGFSASIAVLAGVLLNRPAHALPWFLLCGVLVTFTLGDAIYNLIVDGNPFPSPADAFYLLSYPLLAGALLLFIRFRSGADDRAALLDALVPTAAIALLVWVLWIGPFVRDADLSTVQKLISIGYPLGDVLALAMLVRLLGSPGTRHLSITALTLGVTSLLGTDLIYGLNQLNQDWHTGSPVDLGWVVFYTMLGYAALDPSMTRLTEHTPAPFVPRVAGWRRLAILCAAALVAPAVLVYENLDGTVSDAPVIAVFSALMFLLVIGRLAGLLADHRQISNRERVLREAGAQLVSAATPAQVADAVRAALAQLMPPDEPYVLESAGIFDSMTRDEFFADGVTLQPVDVLPPTHGEPLDGFTVALRAPGPLLPPAGSSALQFTWICLAAREPVLWRLQPAFEALVSQGTMAIDRIALGAEINRRKHESYFRTLIQNASDVILIVDDEDRIGYASPSAADVFGTPAATLTGTPVTDLIVGEQHENLRDALRRLRAGRGQATAFDLVGLGADGRTVQVECTIQDMRDEPTVRGAVLTMRDVTERRRLESDLAHQAFHDTLTGLANRLLLQNRMEHALMLAQRDRSVVGLLFIDIDDFKVVNDTLGLVVGDRLLAAVGARIAGVVGPQETVARMGGDEFAVLIEQSYGPAEADDVAARIVEACAEPFELRYDSGGSAMVGGAVSIGVTTSVEAHDAAEMQRQADLALHVSKGAGKGRYARYQADLHTAMVERLEMRAALSTAVEDQQLVLQYQPIVDLATEEIVGLEALVRWQHPTRGLIGPGEFIEVAEENGAIVPIGAWVLREALLAIANWRQLVPAAPLRYVSVNVSARQFRSPGFVDEVAKVITESGVAPWRLLLEITESLLLRDDESVWQDLARLREMGVRIAIDDFGTGYSSLSYLRQMPVDILKIDKSFIDDISSSKQQRALVAAIVSIADNLNLGVVAEGVEDPAHKQILLDMGCPFGQGYLFSPPAWPDAVAAWLDTGIREQIPA, from the coding sequence ATGTCCACCCGAGTCGCGCGGGCCTGCTTCGGCGTGTGGATGGTCGTGCTCGCCGCGGGCTACTACGCGGTTCCGGCGTACGGGAGTGCCCTGTGGGCCGCGCTCGGCTTCTCCGCCTCGATCGCGGTGCTGGCCGGGGTACTGCTCAACCGGCCCGCGCATGCGCTGCCCTGGTTCCTGCTGTGCGGCGTGCTGGTCACGTTCACGCTCGGCGACGCGATCTACAACCTGATCGTGGACGGCAATCCGTTCCCGTCCCCGGCGGACGCGTTCTACCTGTTGTCGTACCCGCTGCTGGCCGGTGCTCTGCTGCTGTTCATCCGGTTCCGGTCGGGTGCGGACGACCGGGCAGCGCTGCTCGACGCGCTGGTGCCGACGGCCGCGATCGCGCTGCTGGTCTGGGTTCTCTGGATCGGGCCGTTCGTGCGCGACGCGGATCTGAGCACGGTCCAGAAGCTCATCTCGATCGGCTATCCGCTCGGTGACGTGCTGGCGCTGGCCATGCTGGTGCGGCTGCTCGGCTCGCCCGGCACCCGGCACCTGTCGATCACCGCGCTCACGCTCGGCGTCACCTCGCTGCTCGGCACCGATCTGATCTACGGGCTCAACCAGCTCAACCAGGACTGGCACACCGGCAGCCCGGTCGACCTGGGCTGGGTCGTGTTCTACACGATGCTCGGGTACGCGGCGCTGGACCCGTCGATGACCCGGCTCACCGAGCACACGCCGGCTCCGTTCGTGCCTCGCGTGGCCGGGTGGCGCCGGCTCGCCATATTGTGCGCGGCTGCGCTGGTCGCACCGGCCGTGCTGGTCTACGAGAACCTGGACGGCACGGTCTCCGACGCCCCGGTCATCGCGGTCTTCTCCGCGCTGATGTTCCTGCTGGTCATCGGCCGGCTCGCCGGGCTGCTCGCGGACCATCGGCAGATCAGCAACCGGGAACGGGTGCTGCGTGAGGCCGGCGCCCAGCTGGTCTCCGCGGCCACGCCGGCCCAGGTCGCGGACGCGGTCCGGGCCGCGCTGGCGCAGCTGATGCCGCCGGACGAGCCGTACGTGCTGGAGAGCGCCGGCATCTTCGACAGCATGACCCGGGACGAGTTCTTCGCGGACGGCGTCACGCTGCAGCCGGTCGACGTGCTCCCGCCGACGCACGGCGAGCCGCTGGACGGCTTCACGGTCGCGCTGCGCGCACCGGGGCCGCTGCTGCCCCCGGCGGGCTCGTCCGCGCTGCAGTTCACCTGGATCTGCCTGGCCGCGCGCGAGCCGGTGCTGTGGCGGCTGCAACCCGCGTTCGAGGCGCTGGTGTCGCAGGGCACGATGGCGATCGACCGGATCGCGCTGGGCGCGGAGATCAACCGGCGCAAGCACGAGTCGTACTTCCGGACGCTGATCCAGAACGCGTCCGACGTGATCCTGATCGTCGACGACGAGGACCGCATCGGGTACGCCAGCCCGTCCGCGGCGGACGTCTTCGGCACACCCGCGGCCACGCTGACCGGCACGCCGGTCACCGATCTGATCGTGGGCGAGCAGCACGAGAACCTCCGGGACGCGCTGCGGCGGCTGCGCGCCGGCCGGGGCCAGGCGACCGCGTTCGACCTGGTCGGGCTAGGTGCCGACGGACGTACCGTGCAGGTCGAGTGCACGATCCAGGACATGCGGGACGAGCCGACCGTGCGCGGCGCGGTGCTCACCATGCGCGACGTCACCGAGCGCCGCCGGCTGGAGAGCGACCTCGCCCACCAGGCGTTCCACGACACGCTCACCGGCCTGGCCAACCGGCTGCTGTTGCAGAACCGGATGGAGCACGCGCTCATGCTCGCCCAGCGGGACCGGTCCGTGGTCGGGCTGCTCTTCATCGACATCGACGACTTCAAGGTGGTCAACGACACGCTCGGCCTGGTCGTCGGCGACCGGCTGCTGGCCGCGGTCGGCGCCCGGATCGCCGGCGTGGTCGGCCCGCAGGAGACCGTGGCCCGGATGGGTGGCGACGAGTTCGCGGTGCTGATCGAGCAGTCGTACGGCCCGGCCGAGGCGGACGACGTCGCCGCCCGGATCGTCGAGGCGTGTGCGGAGCCGTTCGAGCTGCGCTACGACAGCGGCGGCTCCGCGATGGTCGGCGGCGCGGTCAGTATCGGCGTCACCACCAGCGTGGAGGCGCACGACGCGGCCGAGATGCAGCGCCAGGCCGACCTCGCGCTCCACGTGTCGAAGGGCGCCGGAAAGGGCCGCTACGCCCGCTACCAGGCGGATCTGCACACCGCGATGGTGGAGCGCCTGGAGATGCGGGCCGCGCTCAGCACCGCGGTCGAGGACCAGCAACTCGTCCTGCAGTACCAGCCGATCGTGGACCTGGCCACCGAGGAGATCGTCGGTCTGGAGGCGCTGGTCCGCTGGCAGCACCCGACCCGTGGCCTGATCGGGCCGGGCGAGTTCATCGAGGTCGCGGAGGAGAACGGCGCCATCGTGCCGATCGGCGCCTGGGTGCTGCGCGAGGCGCTGCTGGCGATCGCGAACTGGCGGCAGCTCGTCCCGGCCGCGCCGCTGCGCTACGTCTCGGTGAACGTCTCGGCCCGGCAGTTCCGCAGTCCCGGCTTCGTCGACGAGGTGGCCAAGGTGATCACGGAGAGCGGCGTGGCACCGTGGCGTCTGCTGCTGGAGATCACCGAGAGCCTGCTGCTGCGCGACGACGAGTCGGTCTGGCAGGACCTGGCCCGGCTGCGCGAGATGGGCGTCCGGATCGCGATCGACGACTTCGGCACCGGCTACTCGTCGCTCAGCTACCTGCGCCAGATGCCGGTCGACATCCTCAAGATCGACAAGTCGTTCATCGACGACATCTCCAGCAGCAAGCAGCAGCGCGCGCTGGTGGCCGCGATCGTCAGCATCGCGGACAACCTCAACCTCGGCGTGGTGGCCGAGGGCGTCGAGGACCCGGCCCACAAACAGATACTGCTGGACATGGGCTGCCCGTTCGGACAGGGCTACCTCTTCTCGCCCCCGGCCTGGCCGGACGCGGTGGCCGCCTGGCTGGACACCGGCATCCGCGAACAGATCCCGGCCTGA
- a CDS encoding AMP-binding protein, with translation MAVSAQRWPERALLCERTVAGWHELAPAELQTRIRTRAGGLLAAGLGAGDRIAILGAPGYEWAITDLAAWWIGAIPVALQEEAPGGQLDWMLRCCGASACVVTGDDPALTARVAAAGLAHAWQAGPDGPLTPLPALEVPTPGAIPPAAIPPAAMPSGAVATIVYTSGVSGRPAACRLTHANLDAAARAVRDALPQLFGGEPHTVLSALPLSHIFGRIVHLAALTGGARIAHTGPERILADLAELRPSVLAALPRFFELLWGRHLGGDGTAERAALAGTGGLRGWLRRSRHEKAFAVLRDALGGRMQFLITGGAPVSERLAMLYQGAGVPLLTGYGLTEATAAVTLNTPALHRPGTVGTPLPGVEVRVSPDGEVFVRGPAVFPGYDGPSEADRDAVVDASGWLHTGDLGALDDDGYLRIAGNVEDMITLQSGRRVAAVALEEAVRAHPLVAYCLAVGERRPYVAALVALEESAVRRTFPDADDLAGDPRVIEAIRVAIDAANARASAAEQIRRFEILPGGLSRWSGHLTPALRPRRRLLSALFAAEIERLYAVGTQPQVVLKDPVEAVTIEARAVAAKGPHGLLLRPTSVGVVAGRRVAVAGPPGHGHTALALALGGRLEPDDGEVTLDGERSGPRLREAVALVDVPGISEPDEMLPLAAVVGEELSMARARTGRRAVREWLDRHGALVYAETRAEHVPGAVRTRVLAELAALRPGVSVLVLTLPDRHGGGPSAWWDLAGVLAARGYGVLVQCTDTSAELLGLRAVRLGNADPDTPAAAGFTIGTIRRRESGGSAITEPIGRHTEEIS, from the coding sequence GTGGCGGTGTCGGCGCAACGGTGGCCGGAGCGCGCCCTCCTCTGCGAACGGACCGTCGCCGGCTGGCACGAACTCGCGCCCGCCGAGCTGCAGACCCGGATCAGGACGCGGGCGGGCGGGCTGCTCGCGGCCGGGCTCGGCGCGGGGGACCGAATCGCGATCCTCGGCGCACCCGGGTACGAGTGGGCGATCACGGACCTCGCGGCCTGGTGGATCGGCGCGATCCCGGTCGCGCTGCAGGAGGAGGCGCCCGGTGGGCAGCTCGACTGGATGCTGCGCTGCTGCGGCGCCTCGGCCTGCGTGGTCACCGGCGACGATCCGGCGCTCACCGCGCGGGTCGCGGCCGCCGGTCTCGCGCACGCCTGGCAGGCCGGCCCGGACGGGCCACTGACGCCGCTGCCCGCGCTGGAGGTGCCGACGCCCGGCGCGATCCCGCCGGCTGCCATCCCGCCGGCTGCCATGCCGTCCGGCGCGGTCGCCACCATCGTCTACACGTCCGGGGTCAGCGGCCGGCCCGCGGCCTGCCGGCTCACCCACGCGAACCTGGACGCCGCCGCGCGCGCGGTCCGGGACGCGCTGCCGCAGCTGTTCGGCGGCGAGCCGCACACGGTGCTGTCCGCGCTGCCGCTGTCGCACATCTTCGGCCGGATCGTGCACCTGGCCGCGTTGACCGGCGGCGCGCGGATCGCGCACACCGGCCCGGAGCGGATCCTGGCCGACCTCGCGGAGCTGCGGCCGTCCGTACTCGCGGCGCTGCCACGCTTCTTCGAGCTCCTCTGGGGACGGCACCTCGGCGGGGACGGCACGGCGGAACGGGCCGCGCTGGCCGGAACGGGCGGGCTGCGCGGGTGGCTGCGGCGGTCCCGGCACGAGAAGGCGTTCGCGGTGCTGCGGGACGCACTCGGCGGCCGGATGCAGTTTCTGATCACCGGGGGCGCGCCGGTCAGTGAGCGGCTCGCCATGCTGTATCAGGGTGCGGGCGTGCCGCTGCTCACCGGGTACGGCCTGACCGAGGCCACCGCCGCGGTCACGCTGAACACGCCGGCGCTGCACCGCCCCGGCACGGTCGGCACGCCGCTGCCCGGCGTCGAGGTGCGGGTCAGCCCGGACGGCGAGGTCTTCGTGCGCGGCCCGGCCGTCTTCCCCGGCTACGACGGCCCGTCCGAGGCCGACCGGGACGCCGTGGTGGACGCGTCCGGGTGGCTGCACACCGGCGACCTCGGCGCGCTGGACGACGACGGGTACCTGCGGATCGCCGGCAACGTCGAGGACATGATCACGCTGCAGTCCGGGCGCCGGGTCGCCGCGGTCGCGCTGGAGGAGGCGGTGCGCGCGCACCCGCTGGTCGCGTACTGCCTGGCGGTCGGCGAGCGGCGGCCGTACGTCGCGGCGCTGGTCGCGCTGGAGGAGAGCGCGGTCCGGCGCACGTTCCCGGACGCGGACGACCTCGCCGGCGACCCGCGCGTGATCGAGGCGATCCGGGTGGCGATCGACGCGGCCAACGCACGGGCGTCCGCGGCCGAGCAGATCCGCCGGTTCGAGATCCTGCCCGGCGGCCTGTCCCGGTGGTCCGGGCATCTCACGCCCGCGCTCCGGCCGCGCCGCCGGCTGCTCTCCGCGCTGTTCGCCGCGGAGATCGAGCGTCTCTACGCGGTCGGGACCCAGCCGCAGGTGGTCTTGAAGGACCCGGTCGAGGCGGTGACGATCGAGGCCCGCGCGGTCGCGGCGAAAGGGCCGCACGGGCTGCTGCTGCGGCCGACCAGCGTCGGCGTGGTCGCGGGACGCCGGGTCGCGGTCGCCGGACCGCCCGGCCACGGCCACACCGCGCTCGCGCTCGCGCTCGGCGGCCGGCTGGAACCGGACGACGGCGAGGTCACGCTGGACGGCGAGCGCTCCGGGCCTCGGCTGCGCGAGGCGGTCGCGCTGGTCGACGTGCCCGGCATCAGTGAGCCGGACGAGATGCTGCCGCTCGCGGCCGTGGTCGGCGAGGAGCTGTCGATGGCCCGGGCCCGGACCGGGCGGCGGGCGGTCCGCGAGTGGCTGGACCGGCACGGCGCGCTCGTCTACGCGGAGACCCGCGCCGAGCACGTGCCGGGCGCGGTCCGCACCCGCGTGCTCGCCGAGCTGGCCGCGCTCCGGCCCGGTGTCAGCGTGCTCGTGCTGACGCTGCCGGACCGGCACGGCGGCGGGCCCAGCGCCTGGTGGGATCTGGCCGGCGTGCTCGCGGCGCGCGGCTACGGCGTGCTCGTCCAGTGCACGGACACCTCGGCGGAGCTGCTCGGACTGCGCGCGGTCCGGCTCGGCAACGCCGATCCGGACACACCGGCCGCGGCGGGCTTCACCATCGGCACGATCCGCCGCCGGGAGTCGGGCGGGTCCGCGATCACCGAACCGATAGGCCGACACACCGAGGAGATTTCGTGA
- a CDS encoding YhgE/Pip domain-containing protein: protein MSAVRLAVSELRRLTVGRTPKLVVLALAAVPLLYGGLYLYANSDPYARLDRVPAALVIDDVGATQRDGSLMQAGAQVGSELISDAAFDWRRTTAEAAEAGVRDGEFDFALRIPADFSAALISTTEAAEGGGAPRAGTIVLTTNDANNYVVHTIAAQVATKIQDSLSREVGTRAAERFLLGFQHIHERTSEAATGADKLAEGAGTAHDGAEKLADSSAKLAGGDHDLLSSARDLAAAAQAGGAGARTLATAADDLAGGLSTLRTSSAALPGSVRTLADGAASVAAGAREAATAAGGFSGATASSELDAEAEELTGRLTALGVPEAEVAAIGARLDDSRAALAASQANMAALATRLDSLALGADQVDAGVGELATAVPGFTAGINDAALGAAALNAGATRIADGSGAISEGAIALRDGLAASATGAAKLADGSADLEQGLGTLAGNARDLALGLRGGLAEIPNLDDGLRAATAGTIANPVDVRTVRQNEAANYGAGLAPFFLSLAAWIGGYVLFLLVRPLSTRAVAANQSGLRVALGGWLAPALLGAAQMGLLFAVVLLALRFHPVHPAGMAAFMMLASATFIAIIHMLNAWLGAVGQFLVLVLLVLQLVSAGGTFPWQTIPAPLHGLHHVLPMGYSVEGLRHLMYGGDMMAVGRAVSILVAYLLAALLLTALGARRHRVWTVARIKPEVVL, encoded by the coding sequence GTGAGTGCTGTCCGGTTGGCCGTCTCGGAGCTGCGCAGGCTCACCGTGGGCCGCACGCCGAAGCTCGTGGTGCTGGCGCTGGCCGCGGTCCCGCTGCTCTACGGCGGGCTGTACCTCTATGCGAACTCCGACCCGTACGCGCGGCTGGACCGGGTGCCGGCCGCGCTGGTGATCGACGACGTCGGCGCCACCCAGCGGGACGGCTCCCTGATGCAGGCCGGCGCGCAGGTCGGGTCGGAGCTGATCTCCGACGCCGCGTTCGACTGGCGGCGCACCACCGCGGAGGCCGCGGAGGCCGGCGTGCGGGACGGCGAGTTCGACTTCGCACTGCGCATCCCGGCCGACTTCTCCGCCGCGCTGATCTCCACCACCGAGGCGGCCGAGGGCGGCGGCGCACCGCGGGCCGGCACGATCGTGCTGACCACCAACGACGCCAACAACTACGTGGTGCACACGATCGCGGCGCAGGTCGCCACGAAGATCCAGGATTCGCTGTCCCGGGAGGTCGGCACGCGCGCGGCCGAGCGGTTCCTCCTCGGTTTCCAGCACATCCACGAGCGCACGTCCGAGGCAGCGACCGGCGCGGACAAGCTCGCGGAGGGCGCCGGCACGGCGCACGACGGTGCGGAGAAGCTCGCGGACAGCAGCGCCAAGCTGGCCGGCGGCGACCACGACCTGCTCAGCAGCGCGCGGGACCTGGCCGCGGCCGCGCAGGCCGGTGGCGCCGGCGCACGCACGCTCGCCACCGCCGCCGACGACCTCGCGGGCGGGCTGAGCACGCTGCGTACGTCGTCGGCCGCGCTGCCCGGCTCGGTGCGCACGCTCGCGGACGGTGCCGCGTCGGTCGCGGCCGGCGCGCGCGAGGCCGCGACCGCGGCCGGCGGCTTCTCCGGCGCGACCGCGTCGAGCGAGCTGGACGCCGAGGCGGAGGAGCTCACCGGACGGCTGACCGCGCTGGGGGTGCCCGAGGCCGAGGTCGCCGCGATCGGCGCCCGGCTCGACGACTCCCGCGCCGCGCTGGCCGCCTCGCAGGCGAACATGGCCGCGCTCGCCACCCGCCTCGACTCGCTCGCGCTCGGCGCGGACCAGGTCGACGCGGGCGTGGGTGAGCTGGCCACGGCCGTGCCGGGGTTCACCGCCGGAATCAACGACGCCGCGCTCGGTGCGGCCGCGCTGAACGCCGGCGCCACCCGGATCGCGGACGGCAGCGGCGCGATCAGCGAGGGGGCGATCGCGCTTCGGGACGGTCTCGCCGCGTCCGCGACCGGTGCCGCGAAGCTCGCGGACGGCTCCGCCGACCTGGAGCAGGGCCTCGGTACGCTCGCCGGAAACGCCCGCGACCTGGCCCTCGGTCTGCGCGGTGGCCTGGCCGAGATCCCGAACCTGGACGACGGCTTGCGCGCGGCGACCGCCGGCACGATCGCAAACCCGGTCGACGTGCGGACCGTGCGCCAGAACGAGGCCGCGAACTACGGCGCCGGCCTCGCGCCGTTCTTCCTCTCGCTGGCCGCGTGGATCGGCGGGTACGTGCTGTTCCTGCTGGTCCGCCCGCTCTCCACCCGGGCCGTGGCGGCCAACCAGTCCGGCCTGCGGGTCGCGCTCGGCGGCTGGCTCGCGCCCGCGCTGCTCGGTGCCGCCCAGATGGGCCTGCTCTTCGCGGTCGTGCTGCTCGCGCTGCGGTTCCATCCGGTGCACCCGGCCGGCATGGCCGCGTTCATGATGCTGGCGTCCGCCACGTTCATCGCGATCATCCATATGCTCAACGCCTGGCTCGGCGCGGTCGGCCAGTTCCTCGTTCTGGTGCTGCTGGTCCTGCAACTGGTCAGCGCGGGCGGCACGTTCCCGTGGCAGACCATTCCGGCACCGCTGCACGGACTGCACCACGTGTTGCCGATGGGCTACTCGGTCGAGGGCCTGCGCCACCTGATGTACGGCGGCGACATGATGGCGGTCGGCCGCGCGGTCTCCATCCTGGTGGCCTATCTGCTGGCCGCGCTGCTGCTCACGGCGCTCGGCGCGCGCCGCCACCGGGTCTGGACGGTGGCCCGGATCAAGCCCGAGGTGGTGCTCTAG
- a CDS encoding ABC transporter permease, with translation MTGTVEMERPATLPASHEGRGHKRVSLLTLTGVELRKLADTRAGVWLLIVIALGVILTHVVMLATEEPRSTANFAELMGFAQIPVSILLPVLGILAMTGEWTQRTALNTFALVPARGRVIAAKLLAAVVIALITTAVTAGTSAIANLVAIAVDGDGSWTLQPEALLGFVVLEIAYILMGSAFGALLLNSPLAIVLYFVVPTLWTTLGAMVSRLRDAAAWLDMNTTSMPIGGADVTSGEWARFGVSALVWVAVPLIFGTIRIMRREVN, from the coding sequence ATGACCGGGACCGTGGAGATGGAACGTCCGGCCACGCTGCCTGCCTCGCATGAGGGGCGCGGCCACAAGCGGGTCTCGCTGCTCACGCTGACCGGCGTGGAGCTGCGCAAGCTCGCGGACACCCGGGCCGGCGTCTGGCTGCTGATCGTGATCGCGCTCGGCGTGATCCTGACGCACGTGGTCATGCTGGCCACCGAGGAGCCGCGGAGCACGGCCAACTTCGCCGAGCTGATGGGCTTCGCGCAGATCCCGGTCAGCATCCTGCTGCCGGTGCTGGGCATCCTGGCGATGACCGGCGAGTGGACCCAGCGGACCGCGCTGAACACGTTCGCGCTGGTCCCGGCGCGCGGCCGGGTGATCGCCGCGAAGCTGCTGGCCGCGGTCGTGATCGCGCTGATCACCACGGCGGTGACCGCGGGCACGTCCGCGATCGCGAACCTGGTGGCGATCGCGGTGGACGGCGACGGCTCCTGGACGCTCCAGCCGGAGGCGCTGCTCGGCTTCGTGGTGCTGGAGATCGCCTACATCCTGATGGGCTCCGCGTTCGGCGCGCTGCTGCTCAACTCGCCGCTGGCGATCGTGCTCTACTTCGTGGTCCCCACGCTGTGGACCACGCTCGGCGCAATGGTCTCCCGGCTGCGCGACGCGGCGGCGTGGCTGGACATGAACACGACCTCGATGCCGATCGGCGGCGCGGACGTGACGTCCGGCGAGTGGGCCAGGTTCGGCGTGTCCGCCCTGGTGTGGGTGGCGGTCCCGCTGATATTCGGCACCATCCGCATCATGCGCCGCGAGGTGAACTGA
- a CDS encoding ABC transporter ATP-binding protein produces MITADHLTKRYGAHTAVDDVSFTCEPGTVTGFLGPNGAGKSTTMRMICGLATPTSGTATVAGVPFRRLDNPGRRIGVLLDASAQHSGRTGREVLSLSAMTMGVPRSRVAAVLDLVGLDGRAARKRVGQYSLGMRQRLGLAHAMLGEPAILILDEPANGLDPEGIFWMRGLLRGFADRGGTVLLSSHLLREVDAVADRLVMIGGGRIVAQGDKAELLAGGGTLVRAIDPAGLATALDRAGLTHTRTQDGALLVSAEPGAIGWAAAENNVVLLELRPADGGGLEQMFLSLTAAPAAAGDAVKEGAR; encoded by the coding sequence ATGATTACGGCTGACCACCTGACGAAACGGTACGGCGCGCACACCGCCGTCGACGATGTCTCGTTCACCTGCGAGCCCGGCACGGTCACCGGCTTCCTCGGCCCGAACGGCGCCGGCAAGTCCACCACCATGCGCATGATCTGCGGCCTCGCGACGCCCACGTCGGGCACCGCGACCGTGGCGGGCGTGCCGTTCCGGCGCCTCGACAACCCGGGCCGGCGGATCGGCGTGCTGCTGGACGCGTCCGCGCAGCACAGCGGGCGTACCGGCCGGGAGGTGCTGTCCCTGTCCGCGATGACCATGGGCGTGCCCCGCTCCCGGGTCGCCGCCGTGCTCGACCTGGTCGGGCTGGACGGCAGGGCCGCGCGCAAGCGGGTCGGTCAGTACTCGCTCGGCATGCGGCAGCGTCTCGGCCTGGCCCACGCGATGCTCGGCGAGCCCGCCATCCTGATCCTGGACGAGCCGGCGAACGGGCTGGACCCGGAGGGCATCTTCTGGATGCGCGGTCTGCTGCGCGGCTTCGCCGACCGGGGCGGCACCGTGCTGCTCTCCTCGCACCTGCTGCGCGAGGTCGACGCGGTCGCGGACCGGCTGGTGATGATCGGTGGCGGCCGGATCGTGGCCCAGGGCGACAAGGCCGAGCTGCTGGCCGGCGGCGGGACGCTGGTCCGCGCGATCGACCCGGCCGGGCTGGCCACGGCGCTGGACCGCGCCGGGCTGACCCACACGCGGACCCAGGACGGCGCGCTGCTGGTCAGCGCGGAGCCGGGCGCGATCGGATGGGCCGCGGCGGAGAACAACGTGGTGCTGCTCGAACTCCGGCCCGCCGACGGTGGCGGCCTGGAGCAGATGTTCCTGAGCCTGACGGCCGCACCGGCCGCCGCGGGCGACGCTGTCAAGGAGGGCGCGCGATGA
- a CDS encoding sensor histidine kinase yields MVATSLLDALDAPDEDDPVRPRTTRDWAVDSLTFVFAIGFAIAVTAQEFYGWGTPERIGRGPAWLLWLDLALSLVLCVALWWRRRRPVSLALLGVLFGVFSAASGGATLTILFSVAVHRRFPVAAALTAINVAPTLIYAWLRPDPAIGYWATIAWTTVFASIILLWGSLIRSRRQLVRSLRDRAERAEAEQQLRVTQARQLERTRIAREMHDVLAHRISLLSLHAGALEIRPDAPAAEVARAAGVIRASAHQALQDLREVIGVLREPAADGGPERPQPTLTDLNTLVEESRAAGARVTLELPDGAESPPDAVGRTAYRMVQEGLTNARKHAPGALVTVSVAGAPGSGLTIRVRNPGPITVGAPVLPGAGTGLVGLAERATLAGGRLDHRREPGGGFTLEAWLPWPKT; encoded by the coding sequence ATGGTGGCGACCTCACTCCTCGACGCGCTCGACGCGCCGGACGAGGACGACCCGGTCCGCCCGCGGACCACCCGCGACTGGGCGGTCGACTCGTTGACGTTCGTCTTCGCGATAGGCTTCGCGATCGCGGTGACCGCGCAGGAGTTCTACGGCTGGGGGACGCCCGAGCGGATCGGCCGCGGCCCGGCCTGGCTGCTCTGGCTGGATCTCGCGCTGAGCCTGGTGCTCTGCGTCGCGCTCTGGTGGCGCCGCCGCCGGCCGGTCTCGCTGGCCCTGCTCGGCGTGCTGTTCGGCGTCTTCTCCGCGGCCAGCGGCGGCGCCACGCTGACCATCCTGTTCAGCGTGGCCGTGCACCGGCGGTTCCCGGTCGCGGCCGCGCTGACCGCGATCAACGTCGCGCCGACGCTGATCTACGCGTGGTTGCGGCCCGACCCGGCGATCGGCTACTGGGCGACCATCGCCTGGACCACGGTCTTCGCGTCGATCATCCTGCTCTGGGGTTCGCTGATCCGGTCCCGGCGGCAGCTGGTCCGCTCGCTGCGCGACCGGGCCGAGCGCGCCGAGGCCGAGCAGCAGCTGCGCGTGACCCAGGCCCGGCAGCTGGAACGAACCCGGATCGCGCGCGAGATGCACGACGTCCTCGCGCACCGGATCTCACTGCTCAGCCTGCACGCGGGCGCGCTGGAGATCCGGCCGGACGCGCCGGCCGCGGAGGTGGCGCGGGCCGCGGGCGTGATCCGGGCCAGCGCGCACCAGGCGCTGCAGGACCTGCGCGAGGTGATCGGCGTGCTGCGCGAGCCCGCGGCGGACGGCGGCCCGGAGCGGCCACAACCGACACTGACGGACCTGAACACGCTGGTCGAGGAGTCGCGCGCGGCCGGCGCCCGGGTCACGCTGGAGCTGCCGGACGGTGCGGAGAGCCCGCCGGACGCGGTGGGCCGCACGGCGTACCGGATGGTCCAGGAGGGTTTGACCAACGCCCGCAAGCACGCGCCGGGTGCGCTGGTCACGGTGTCCGTCGCGGGCGCGCCCGGATCCGGCCTGACCATCCGGGTGCGCAACCCCGGGCCGATCACGGTCGGCGCGCCGGTGCTGCCCGGCGCCGGGACCGGTCTGGTCGGGCTGGCCGAGCGTGCCACACTGGCCGGTGGACGACTCGATCATCGCCGCGAGCCCGGCGGCGGCTTCACGCTGGAGGCATGGCTGCCGTGGCCGAAGACCTGA